The following proteins are co-located in the Helicobacter acinonychis genome:
- the rplB gene encoding 50S ribosomal protein L2 yields the protein MAIKTYKPYTPSRRFMSVLDSKDITAKSSVKGLLTKLKATAGRNNNGRITSRHKERGAKKLYRIIDFKRNKYNIEGKVVAIEYDPYRNARIALVVYPDGDKRYILQPSGLKVGDSVIAAEGGLDIKVGFAMKLKNIPIGTVVHNIEMHPGAGGQLARSAGMSAQIMGRENKYTIIRMPSSEMRYILSECMASIGVVGNEDFINVSIGKAGRNRHRGIRPQTRGSAMNPVDHPHGGGEGKTGTSGHPVSPWGTPAKGYKTRKKKASDKLIISRKKHK from the coding sequence ATGGCGATTAAAACTTATAAGCCCTACACTCCAAGCAGACGCTTCATGTCGGTGTTGGATTCTAAAGATATTACCGCAAAAAGCAGTGTCAAAGGCTTACTCACTAAGCTTAAAGCGACAGCAGGGAGGAACAATAATGGACGCATCACCAGCCGCCACAAAGAGAGAGGGGCTAAAAAACTCTATCGTATTATTGATTTCAAACGCAATAAATACAATATTGAAGGGAAAGTGGTTGCGATTGAGTATGATCCTTACAGAAACGCGCGCATCGCTCTTGTAGTCTATCCTGATGGGGATAAACGCTATATTTTACAGCCAAGTGGTTTGAAAGTAGGGGATAGCGTTATCGCTGCTGAAGGCGGTTTGGATATTAAAGTGGGCTTTGCGATGAAGTTGAAAAATATCCCCATAGGAACGGTGGTGCATAACATTGAAATGCATCCGGGAGCTGGCGGACAATTAGCAAGAAGTGCAGGAATGAGCGCTCAAATCATGGGTAGGGAAAATAAATACACTATCATTAGAATGCCAAGCTCTGAAATGCGCTACATTTTAAGCGAATGTATGGCAAGTATTGGCGTGGTAGGGAACGAAGATTTTATCAATGTTTCTATTGGTAAAGCAGGGCGCAACCGCCACAGAGGGATTCGCCCACAAACTCGTGGAAGTGCCATGAACCCAGTGGATCACCCGCATGGTGGGGGTGAGGGTAAAACAGGGACAAGCGGTCATCCTGTATCGCCTTGGGGCACTCCAGCTAAGGGCTATAAAACTAGAAAGAAAAAAGCTAGCGATAAGCTCATCATTTCCAGAAAGAAACACAAATAA
- the rplD gene encoding 50S ribosomal protein L4 gives MSKAIVLDSHLKEKGSMELPKRYEGINSHNLYLYVKHYLSSVRANTAKSKNRAEVSGGGRKPWAQKGGGRARAGSITSPVFVGGGVSHGATNNRNYNLKINKKQKRLALEYALEEKAQANKLFVVEKIAIKGVVEYNKRKHLAKEANKMFQALEQRDTLFVCMNMDEYTELAFSNLKKCLVIDVSELNAYLLAAFSSVVMEEVAFQHVVQDKTEE, from the coding sequence ATGAGTAAGGCCATCGTTTTAGACAGCCATTTGAAAGAAAAGGGTAGCATGGAGTTACCCAAAAGATATGAGGGTATTAACAGCCATAATCTCTATCTTTATGTGAAGCACTATTTATCTTCTGTGCGTGCTAATACCGCTAAAAGTAAAAACCGTGCTGAAGTGAGTGGGGGCGGTAGGAAGCCTTGGGCACAAAAAGGGGGCGGAAGAGCTAGAGCAGGGAGCATCACTTCGCCTGTGTTTGTCGGTGGGGGTGTCTCTCATGGGGCTACGAACAACCGCAATTACAACCTTAAAATCAATAAAAAACAAAAACGCTTAGCTTTAGAATATGCTTTAGAAGAAAAAGCACAAGCGAATAAGCTTTTTGTGGTGGAAAAAATTGCTATAAAAGGCGTGGTTGAATACAATAAAAGGAAGCATTTGGCTAAAGAAGCGAACAAAATGTTCCAAGCTTTAGAGCAACGAGACACTTTGTTTGTGTGCATGAACATGGACGAATACACTGAGTTAGCCTTTAGTAACCTTAAAAAATGCCTTGTTATTGATGTGAGCGAATTAAACGCTTATCTTTTAGCGGCGTTTAGCTCGGTAGTGATGGAAGAAGTAGCGTTTCAGCATGTGGTGCAAGATAAGACAGAGGAGTAA
- the rpsS gene encoding 30S ribosomal protein S19, whose amino-acid sequence MSRSIKKGPFIDDHLMKKTLKAKESKDNRPIKTWSRRSTILPEMIGFTYNVHNGRVFIPVYITENHVGYKLGEFAPTRTFKGHKGSVQKKIGK is encoded by the coding sequence ATGTCTAGGTCAATTAAAAAGGGTCCTTTTATAGACGACCACTTGATGAAGAAAACGCTCAAGGCAAAAGAGAGTAAGGATAACCGCCCCATTAAAACATGGTCTAGAAGAAGCACCATTTTGCCTGAAATGATTGGTTTTACTTATAATGTGCATAACGGAAGGGTTTTTATCCCTGTGTATATCACAGAAAACCATGTGGGTTATAAGTTAGGGGAATTCGCTCCTACAAGAACTTTTAAAGGGCACAAAGGCAGTGTCCAAAAAAAGATTGGTAAGTAA
- the rplV gene encoding 50S ribosomal protein L22 yields the protein MSKALLRFVRLSPTKARLIARQIQGMNVELAIASLEFTPNKAARVLSKVVASAVANGSLDAKSALIVSCRVDAGPVIRRSIPRAKGRATAIRKPTSHVFVEVAEGKEMKSSKSHKKNQAEGK from the coding sequence ATGAGCAAAGCGTTATTAAGATTTGTGCGGTTATCTCCTACTAAAGCCAGATTGATTGCAAGACAAATTCAAGGCATGAATGTTGAATTAGCGATCGCTAGTTTGGAATTTACGCCTAATAAAGCAGCTAGAGTGCTTTCAAAGGTAGTCGCTTCTGCAGTCGCTAATGGCTCTTTGGACGCTAAAAGTGCCCTTATTGTTTCTTGCAGAGTGGATGCTGGTCCTGTGATTAGGCGCTCCATTCCAAGGGCTAAAGGTAGAGCCACAGCCATTAGAAAACCAACATCTCATGTATTCGTAGAAGTAGCAGAAGGGAAAGAAATGAAATCTTCTAAAAGCCATAAAAAAAATCAAGCAGAGGGTAAGTAG
- the rpsC gene encoding 30S ribosomal protein S3, whose translation MGQKVNPVGLRLGINRNWTSRWFPSARTAPSNIDEDNKIRKFLKKELYYAGVSQIVIERAAKKLRVTVVAARPGLIIGKKGVDIEKVKEGLKTLIKKEVSINIKEVKRPQADAQLAAENVATQLEKRVAFRRAMKKVMQAALKSGAKGVKVRVSGRLAGAEIARTEWYMEGRVPLHTLRAKIDYGFAEAMTVYGIIGVKVWIFKGEVLQKGIQFEKKEEVKEEREPRRSRRGRQ comes from the coding sequence ATGGGACAAAAAGTTAATCCGGTAGGTTTAAGATTAGGTATTAATAGGAATTGGACTTCTAGATGGTTTCCTAGCGCTCGCACCGCTCCAAGCAATATTGATGAAGACAATAAGATCAGAAAGTTTCTTAAAAAAGAGCTTTATTATGCAGGCGTGAGCCAAATTGTGATTGAAAGAGCGGCTAAAAAACTGCGCGTTACGGTTGTGGCGGCTCGCCCAGGGCTTATCATTGGTAAAAAAGGCGTGGATATTGAAAAAGTCAAAGAAGGTCTAAAAACGCTCATCAAAAAAGAAGTCTCCATTAATATTAAAGAAGTCAAACGCCCCCAAGCTGACGCTCAATTAGCCGCAGAAAATGTAGCCACCCAACTAGAAAAAAGGGTCGCTTTCCGTCGTGCGATGAAAAAGGTCATGCAAGCGGCGTTAAAATCTGGTGCTAAAGGGGTTAAGGTGCGTGTTTCTGGTCGTTTAGCAGGGGCTGAAATTGCCCGCACTGAGTGGTATATGGAAGGGCGCGTGCCTTTACATACTTTAAGGGCTAAGATTGATTATGGCTTTGCTGAAGCGATGACGGTCTATGGTATTATTGGTGTGAAAGTGTGGATTTTCAAAGGGGAAGTTTTGCAAAAAGGCATCCAATTTGAAAAGAAAGAAGAGGTTAAAGAAGAAAGAGAGCCTAGAAGAAGCAGAAGAGGGAGGCAATAA
- the rplC gene encoding 50S ribosomal protein L3: MEFLVQKIGMSRTIDANSTPVTLLKVLQAKVCQLENGKALVAYAMHKKHNKAIEGQQKKYQLSKEFNHFATLKASQQKELGDLDLSALETLKRVKASFKTKGRGFAGVMKRWNFQGGPAAHGSRFHRRPGSIGNREWPGRVQKGRKMAGHYGNELVTCQNEVLSFDKESMVLVLKGSVAGFSGAYGRIRAL, translated from the coding sequence GGCATGAGTCGCACCATTGATGCTAACAGCACGCCTGTAACCTTGCTTAAAGTCTTGCAAGCGAAAGTGTGCCAGCTAGAAAACGGAAAAGCTTTAGTGGCCTATGCGATGCATAAAAAACACAATAAGGCGATTGAAGGCCAGCAAAAGAAATACCAACTCAGCAAAGAGTTTAACCATTTCGCTACCTTAAAAGCTTCCCAACAAAAAGAGCTTGGCGATTTGGATTTGAGTGCTTTAGAAACGCTTAAAAGGGTTAAAGCGAGCTTTAAAACTAAAGGAAGAGGCTTTGCAGGGGTGATGAAGCGTTGGAATTTCCAAGGCGGGCCTGCAGCTCATGGGAGCCGATTCCACCGCCGTCCTGGTTCTATTGGTAACAGAGAATGGCCAGGAAGGGTGCAAAAGGGTAGGAAAATGGCGGGGCATTATGGCAATGAGCTAGTTACTTGTCAAAACGAGGTGCTCTCTTTTGATAAAGAAAGTATGGTGTTAGTTCTAAAGGGTTCAGTAGCCGGCTTTTCTGGGGCTTATGGGCGCATTAGGGCGTTATAA
- the rplX gene encoding 50S ribosomal protein L24 yields MKSEIKKNDMVKVIAGDDKGKVAKVLAVLPKTSQVIVEGCKVVKKAIKPTDDNPKGGFIHKEKPMHISNVKKA; encoded by the coding sequence ATGAAAAGCGAAATTAAGAAAAATGACATGGTTAAAGTCATTGCAGGAGATGATAAGGGTAAGGTTGCTAAGGTTTTAGCGGTGTTGCCTAAGACTTCTCAAGTCATTGTTGAAGGGTGCAAAGTGGTGAAAAAAGCGATTAAACCCACTGACGATAACCCTAAAGGGGGTTTTATCCACAAAGAAAAGCCCATGCACATTTCTAATGTGAAAAAAGCTTAA
- the rpmC gene encoding 50S ribosomal protein L29, translating into MKYTELKDKSIKELEELLHAKKTELFELRVKLKTMQLSNPNEIKKARRNIARINTAINAYYSSSVE; encoded by the coding sequence ATGAAATATACTGAATTGAAAGATAAAAGTATCAAGGAATTAGAAGAGTTGTTGCATGCTAAAAAGACGGAGCTTTTTGAGTTGCGCGTTAAGTTAAAGACCATGCAATTGAGTAATCCTAACGAGATTAAGAAAGCCAGAAGAAATATCGCTCGCATTAACACTGCCATTAACGCGTATTATTCTTCTAGTGTTGAATAA
- the rpsQ gene encoding 30S ribosomal protein S17, translated as MNTKEPHKRVVQGKVISKFAEKSAVILVERKVVHKKYRKIVKKFKKYTIHDQDNQVKVGDFVSAIECKPLSKTKSFTLKEILVVGV; from the coding sequence ATGAATACGAAAGAGCCGCATAAAAGGGTGGTGCAAGGCAAGGTGATCAGCAAGTTTGCTGAAAAAAGTGCTGTGATTCTTGTGGAAAGAAAAGTGGTGCATAAAAAATACCGAAAGATTGTTAAAAAGTTTAAAAAATACACTATCCATGATCAAGACAATCAAGTGAAAGTGGGGGATTTTGTGAGTGCGATTGAGTGCAAGCCACTTTCTAAAACCAAGTCTTTCACGCTTAAAGAAATTTTAGTAGTGGGAGTATAA
- a CDS encoding 50S ribosomal protein L23, which translates to MADIMDIKSILYTEKSLGLQEKGVLVVQTAQNMTKNQLKEVFKTYFGFEPLKINSLKQEGKVKRFRGKLGQRKSFKKFYVKVPEGASIVALGA; encoded by the coding sequence ATGGCAGACATCATGGATATAAAGTCAATTCTTTACACTGAAAAGTCATTAGGATTGCAAGAAAAAGGCGTTTTAGTGGTCCAAACGGCTCAAAATATGACCAAAAACCAGCTTAAAGAAGTGTTTAAAACTTACTTTGGCTTTGAGCCTTTAAAAATCAATTCTTTGAAACAAGAGGGTAAGGTGAAACGCTTTAGAGGGAAACTTGGACAAAGAAAGTCTTTTAAGAAATTTTATGTGAAAGTTCCAGAGGGTGCTAGCATTGTCGCCCTTGGCGCGTAG
- the rplN gene encoding 50S ribosomal protein L14, whose product MIQSFTRLNVADNSGAKEIMCIKVLGGSHKRYASVGSVIVASVKKAIPNGKVKRGQVVKAVVVRTKKEIQRKNGSLVRFDDNAAVILDAKKDPVGTRIFGPVSREVRYANFMKIISLAPEVV is encoded by the coding sequence ATGATACAGAGTTTTACAAGATTGAATGTCGCTGATAATAGCGGTGCTAAAGAAATCATGTGTATTAAGGTGTTAGGAGGCAGTCATAAACGCTATGCGAGTGTGGGTAGCGTGATTGTGGCTTCCGTGAAAAAAGCTATCCCTAATGGCAAGGTGAAACGAGGTCAGGTGGTGAAAGCCGTTGTGGTGCGAACAAAGAAAGAAATTCAAAGAAAAAATGGTTCTTTGGTGCGTTTTGATGACAATGCAGCGGTTATCTTGGACGCTAAAAAAGACCCTGTTGGCACAAGGATTTTTGGACCAGTGAGCAGAGAAGTTCGTTACGCTAATTTTATGAAAATCATTTCTCTAGCACCGGAGGTTGTATAA
- the rplP gene encoding 50S ribosomal protein L16 → MLMPKRTKYRKQMKGRNRGKAHRGNSIAFGDIAIKAIEHGRIDSRQIESARVAMTRHVKRVGKVWIRVFPDKPLTAKPLETRMGKGKGSVEKWVMNIKPGRIVYEMLGIEEGLAREALALAQSKLPFKTKIVTCESENEIY, encoded by the coding sequence ATGTTAATGCCAAAAAGAACAAAGTATAGAAAGCAAATGAAAGGGCGTAATCGCGGCAAAGCCCATCGTGGTAATTCCATTGCGTTTGGGGATATTGCGATTAAAGCTATAGAGCATGGGAGGATTGATTCACGCCAGATTGAATCCGCAAGGGTGGCTATGACAAGGCATGTTAAAAGAGTGGGTAAGGTGTGGATTAGAGTGTTCCCAGATAAGCCTTTAACTGCTAAACCTTTAGAAACTAGGATGGGTAAAGGCAAAGGCTCTGTGGAAAAATGGGTGATGAACATCAAGCCTGGCAGGATCGTTTATGAAATGTTAGGCATTGAAGAAGGATTAGCGAGAGAAGCTTTAGCGCTAGCTCAGAGCAAACTTCCTTTTAAAACCAAAATCGTAACTTGTGAGAGCGAAAATGAAATATACTGA